The Rhododendron vialii isolate Sample 1 chromosome 5a, ASM3025357v1 genome contains a region encoding:
- the LOC131326655 gene encoding galactinol synthase 2-like, whose translation MMWRHPENIEVDKVKVVHYCAAGSKPWRYTGKEEHMDWEDIKMLVKKWRDIYNDESLDYNAAIDGETNKFVAVLLEAGVAHFVTAPSAA comes from the exons ATGATGTGGCGCCACCCGGAAAACATCGAGGTCGACAAAGTAAAAGTTGTTCACTATTGTGCTGCG gGATCAAAGCCGTGGAGGTACACCGGGAAAGAAGAGCATATGGATTGGGAAGATATTAAGATGCTGGTGAAGAAGTGGAGGGACATTTACAATGACGAGTCCTTGGACTACAACGCAGCTATAGATGGTGAAACCAACAAATTTGTGGCGGTATTGTTGGAGGCTGGAGTTGCTCATTTTGTTACTGCCCCATCTGCcgcctag
- the LOC131327739 gene encoding galactinol synthase 2-like encodes MRLSSFRFVEYHKMIYLDGDIQVYDNIDHLFDLPDGYFHAVMDCFCEKTWSHTPQYKIGYCQQCPDKVHWPTELGPRPALYFNAGMFVYEPSLSVYDDLLTTLKITPPTAFAEQSFFGEAFFENVV; translated from the exons atgcgtttgAGCTCAttccgg TTTGTGGAGTACCACAAGATGATATACTTGGACGGAGACATCCAGGTGTACGACAACATCGACCACCTCTTCGACTTGCCGGACGGCTACTTCCACGCCGTGATGGACTGCTTCTGTGAGAAGACGTGGTCCCACACCCCGCAGTACAAGATCGGGTACTGCCAGCAGTGCCCCGATAAGGTCCACTGGCCCACTGAGTTGGGCCCCCGGCCCGCACTCTACTTCAATGCTGGCATGTTCGTGTACGAGCCCAGTCTCTCCGTCTACGATGACCTCTTGACCACCCTCAAAATTACCCCTCCTACCGCCTTTGCCGAGCAA AGCTTCTTTGGAGAAGCTTTCTTTGAAAATGTAGTTTGa